A genomic window from Eleginops maclovinus isolate JMC-PN-2008 ecotype Puerto Natales chromosome 9, JC_Emac_rtc_rv5, whole genome shotgun sequence includes:
- the aqp12 gene encoding aquaporin 12 — MSGLNASLGYFVSAVIFAALVRTLLKKWPRLSFLLEFASSFMLVACLLEVQTIVEVGEWAGGLGPDVTLTIRFVVLLTHGIICGSATGNPTLVVLKFLQMEATTLSTLFAVAAQFLGAHLALLVAFYYWSLELTDMHMIKNLMASQCSSSLLVSSIQGFFTECVCTLTFHVVLLNLQRRSALIRVPLIAVLLTFLSHTARGYTSAYMSPSLSYGLTFHCPGFTFTEYAVVYWLGSLTGMILALFLYMGHIPRIFSKNLLYSQKTRFRVPKGEKGEKKKL, encoded by the exons ATGTCTGGACTGAATGCATCTCTCGGATACTTTGTGTCTGCTGTCATTTTTGCAGCCTTAGTCCGAACACTTCTTAAAAAATGGCCAAGGTTAAGCTTCCTTTTGGAGTTTGCTTCCTCTTTCATGCTAGTGGCATGTTTGTTGGAGGTGCAGACCATTGTAGAGGTGGGTGAGTGGGCCGGAGGCCTGGGTCCTGATGTGACGTTAACAATTCGGTTTGTGGTGTTGTTAACCCATGGTATTATCTGTGGTAGTGCGACAGGGAATCCCACCCTGGTTGTGCTGAAGTTCCTGCAGATGGAGGCCACGACCCTGTCTACTCTCTTTGCTGTCGCAGCCCAGTTTCTTGGGGCCCACCTGGCCCTTCTTGTAGCCTTTTACTACTGGAGTCTGGAGCTGACAGACATGCACATGATCAAAAACCTGATGGCTAGTCAGTGTAGCTCATCTCTGCTGGTCTCCTCGATTCAAGGTTTTTTCACTGAGTGTGTCTGCACGCTCACCTTTCATGTAGTCCTTCTCAACCTGCAACGCAGATCAGCCCTGATCCGGGTGCCGCTGATCGCGGTCCTCCTCACTTTCCTATCCCACACAG CCCGAGGCTACACCTCAGCTTACATGAGTCCCTCCTTGTCCTACGGCCTCACCTTCCACTGTCCTGGATTTACCTTCACAGAGTATGCAGTGGTCTACTGGCTGGGCTCCCTCACAG GCATGATTCTGGCTCTTTTCTTGTACATGGGCCATATTCCAAGGATTTTTTCTAAGAACCTACTATATTCTCAGAAGACACGTTTCCGAGTACCAAAGGGggagaaaggagaaaagaagaaactgtGA